One genomic segment of Erysipelotrichaceae bacterium 66202529 includes these proteins:
- the ftsE gene encoding cell division ATP-binding protein FtsE yields MIVMENVSKEYKNGVHALRDINLAIDDGEFVYIIGPTGSGKSTLIKLLDGEEIPNSGTVMVENVNVGKLKHSRVPVYRRNIGVVFQDYRLLPRLTIFENIAFALEVIGMKKVDIRRRVREVLELVSLEDKAKAFPNELSGGQQQRATIGRAIANHPKVLIADEPTGNLDPEKSAEIMELLEKINEVEKTTVVMVTHDSTIVDRFKKRTICLEEGYVVADIMKGGYLQHD; encoded by the coding sequence ATGATCGTAATGGAAAACGTATCTAAGGAATATAAAAATGGTGTGCATGCCCTGCGGGATATCAACCTTGCCATTGATGATGGAGAGTTTGTATATATCATCGGCCCTACCGGTTCCGGGAAATCCACACTGATTAAGCTGCTGGATGGGGAGGAAATTCCAAATAGCGGAACTGTCATGGTGGAAAACGTCAATGTTGGGAAGCTGAAGCATTCCCGTGTTCCTGTGTACCGCAGAAATATTGGCGTTGTATTTCAGGACTACCGTCTTCTACCAAGACTTACAATTTTTGAAAATATCGCATTCGCTCTTGAAGTTATCGGAATGAAAAAAGTGGATATCCGCCGCCGTGTGCGTGAGGTGCTGGAGCTGGTATCTCTGGAGGATAAGGCAAAAGCCTTTCCTAATGAGCTTTCCGGAGGGCAACAGCAGCGTGCAACCATTGGCCGCGCCATCGCCAATCATCCTAAGGTGCTGATTGCGGATGAGCCAACCGGAAATCTGGACCCGGAAAAATCAGCGGAGATCATGGAACTGCTGGAAAAAATCAATGAAGTAGAAAAAACGACGGTAGTCATGGTAACACACGACTCGACAATCGTTGACCGCTTTAAAAAACGCACCATCTGTCTGGAGGAGGGATATGTGGTTGCGGATATTATGAAGGGGGGCTACCTGCAGCATGATTAA
- a CDS encoding FtsX-like permease family protein → MIKFFKAFPKFVKTAFLSIFRHIAMSLSASSAVTITLILFSAFLMIAGNVSLFTNSIENDLQIHVVLKADVKTQKKIDEARAGLEKVNGVRRVTFSDKDNELELMIKEKGKEFEMYRGKDNPLCNAFFVSVKDANQIKAINSQIEQLSFVKQSVYGGSSVSQMISVLNTIRSGGLIFVGLLSLLALFLISNSIKLTIYARNTEISIMRNVGAANWYIKVPFMIEGMLIGLMGAILPCIFTYFGYQYLYDLLNGQIVTSLFALQPIMPFTLQICGILLLGGMAVGLIGSFFSTTKYLRWKR, encoded by the coding sequence ATGATTAAGTTCTTCAAGGCGTTCCCCAAGTTCGTTAAAACTGCCTTTTTAAGTATTTTTCGCCACATTGCTATGTCACTTTCCGCATCCAGTGCAGTAACCATCACATTGATTCTCTTTTCTGCTTTTCTGATGATTGCCGGAAATGTCTCCCTGTTTACCAATTCCATAGAAAATGATTTACAGATTCATGTAGTATTGAAAGCAGATGTGAAAACACAGAAGAAAATCGATGAGGCAAGAGCTGGCTTGGAAAAAGTAAACGGTGTGCGAAGGGTCACCTTTTCCGATAAGGATAATGAGCTGGAGCTCATGATCAAGGAAAAGGGAAAGGAATTTGAGATGTACCGCGGGAAGGACAATCCGCTGTGCAATGCATTCTTTGTATCCGTTAAGGATGCGAATCAGATTAAAGCCATCAATTCGCAGATTGAACAGCTTTCCTTTGTAAAGCAGTCTGTTTATGGCGGAAGCAGTGTTTCCCAGATGATATCCGTATTGAATACGATCCGTTCCGGAGGGCTTATCTTCGTTGGACTATTATCACTGCTTGCTCTGTTTTTGATTTCCAACTCGATAAAGCTGACGATTTATGCGAGAAATACGGAGATATCCATCATGCGCAATGTGGGCGCCGCAAACTGGTATATCAAGGTGCCGTTTATGATTGAAGGAATGCTGATTGGTCTGATGGGCGCAATACTTCCATGTATATTCACCTATTTTGGTTATCAGTATCTGTATGATCTGTTAAACGGACAGATTGTCACCAGTCTGTTTGCACTTCAGCCAATCATGCCGTTTACCCTGCAAATCTGTGGAATACTGTTGCTGGGCGGTATGGCTGTCGGTCTTATCGGAAGCTTTTTCTCCACAACAAAATATTTGCGCTGGAAGCGCTGA
- a CDS encoding PDZ domain-containing protein, whose translation MAEKKVVRYKLVRHKWPDEIQAEKRRRQRRAGVIAICIVCFFGGFFLNSTLHQTSAASSDEFQKLEEIYTLMSEKFYFGKDQKNLKQKLMDGAISGLVEAGGDIHTSYLDNEQTQSFTGSMEGSFVGIGIQFYSVDDSTFIIDEVLKNSPAEAAGFLMGDQIYAIDNTVCKKMTASDVKALITNSKSDEITLEIIRENKHKKIKVKKATVQDSVYSSVHGKTGILELDTFAETSGDEVKSHLQSLKKDGCENLILDLRNNTGGYLKSAQEIASYLLPKDTVIFREESKDGSKEDYKTISGYEQFTYKKIVIIVNGDTASAAEVLTAALKEHLGATVVGEKTYGKGTVQVPLTFKDGTMFKYTTAEWITPNGEKINEKGITPDVEVKLDEAFYTSAPILKKEVYKPDTVSTAAKSAQVYLKFLGYAVDRTDEYFSYASSEALKQYQKDKGMEVTGNIDADTLTSLLSSCALKWHSEEAQQDTQMKKAVELTNGN comes from the coding sequence ATGGCAGAAAAAAAAGTAGTGAGATATAAACTGGTCAGACATAAATGGCCGGATGAAATACAGGCAGAGAAAAGACGCAGACAAAGAAGGGCTGGAGTTATCGCCATATGCATTGTATGCTTTTTTGGAGGATTCTTTTTAAACTCTACGCTGCATCAGACTTCGGCAGCCTCCAGTGATGAATTTCAGAAGCTGGAGGAGATTTACACGCTGATGAGTGAAAAATTTTATTTCGGCAAGGATCAGAAAAATCTGAAGCAGAAGCTGATGGATGGCGCAATCAGCGGTTTGGTGGAAGCCGGAGGAGATATTCATACGAGCTATCTGGATAATGAACAGACACAAAGCTTTACCGGCTCCATGGAAGGCAGCTTTGTCGGTATCGGTATTCAGTTTTACAGTGTGGATGACTCCACCTTCATCATTGATGAGGTGCTGAAAAACTCCCCTGCGGAAGCGGCAGGATTTTTGATGGGAGATCAGATTTATGCAATCGACAACACCGTTTGTAAAAAAATGACGGCAAGTGATGTAAAGGCGCTGATTACCAATTCCAAGAGTGATGAAATCACATTAGAAATCATACGGGAAAACAAGCATAAAAAAATCAAGGTGAAAAAGGCAACCGTACAGGATTCTGTATACAGCAGTGTTCATGGCAAAACGGGAATACTGGAGCTGGATACCTTTGCGGAAACAAGCGGAGATGAAGTAAAAAGTCATCTGCAAAGCCTGAAGAAGGACGGCTGTGAAAATCTGATTCTGGATCTTCGTAACAATACCGGAGGATACTTAAAATCAGCACAGGAAATCGCCAGCTATTTGCTTCCGAAGGATACCGTGATTTTTCGTGAGGAAAGCAAGGATGGCAGTAAGGAAGATTATAAAACCATCAGCGGATATGAGCAGTTCACCTATAAAAAAATTGTCATTATTGTGAATGGAGATACAGCAAGTGCGGCAGAGGTGCTGACAGCTGCTTTGAAGGAGCATCTGGGGGCAACAGTTGTCGGAGAAAAAACATATGGCAAGGGAACGGTACAGGTACCGCTTACCTTTAAGGATGGAACGATGTTTAAATACACAACGGCGGAATGGATTACGCCAAACGGGGAAAAAATAAATGAAAAGGGTATCACGCCGGATGTGGAGGTAAAGCTGGATGAAGCATTTTATACAAGTGCTCCCATTCTGAAAAAAGAAGTATATAAGCCGGATACGGTATCGACAGCAGCTAAGAGTGCTCAGGTTTATTTGAAGTTCCTCGGCTATGCAGTTGATCGTACGGATGAATATTTCTCCTATGCATCCAGTGAGGCTTTGAAGCAGTATCAGAAGGATAAAGGGATGGAGGTCACCGGGAATATTGACGCGGATACCCTGACATCCCTGCTGTCAAGCTGCGCATTGAAGTGGCATAGCGAGGAAGCACAGCAGGATACGCAAATGAAGAAAGCGGTGGAACTGACAAATGGAAACTAA
- the uvrB gene encoding excinuclease ABC subunit UvrB yields the protein METKLFDLVSDYQPQGDQPKAIRELVNGIKEGKKQQVLLGATGTGKTFTISNVIAQVNKPTLVFAHNKTLAGQLYSEFKEFFPNNRVEYFVSNFDYYQPEAYIPSSDTYIDKNATTNIELDMLRMAAVNSILERRDTIIIASVACIYGASNPEQYREMFFSIRVGDIIDRKELMGKLVARQYTRNDMDLLRGTFRVRGDVIEVAPGHTDSFILRIEMFDDEIERICEVDPLTGKVLNAYTVYVVYPASGYATKQEIINRAANTIEEELADRLQVLENEGKLLEKQRLEQRARYDIEALREFGVCPGIENYSRHIDGRKPGERPYTLFDYFPDDFLLVVDESHVSLPQIRGMYNGDRARKETLVNYGFRLPSALDNRPMRFEEFEKMINQAIFVSATPGNYELEQTKGEIIEQIIRPTGLLDPVVTVRPTQGQIDDLVDEIRTRIEKNERTLITTLTVRMAEDLTSYLKGMDFKVAWLHHEVKTIERTEIIRDLRKGKYDVLIGINLLREGLDIPEVSLITILDADKEGFLRSERSLIQIIGRAARNAHGQVIMYADKVTDSMQKALDETARRREIQIAYNKEHGITPKTIMKPIHEVVRSKETQEMTAKYIGKKAKVSKKDKEKLLANLEKEMREAAKVLDFERAAELRDILLELRNS from the coding sequence ATGGAAACTAAATTATTTGATCTCGTATCGGATTATCAGCCGCAGGGAGATCAGCCAAAAGCAATCAGAGAGCTTGTGAACGGCATCAAGGAAGGAAAGAAGCAACAGGTTTTGCTGGGGGCAACCGGTACAGGTAAGACCTTTACCATATCCAATGTGATTGCACAGGTTAATAAACCGACACTAGTATTCGCGCATAATAAGACACTGGCAGGACAGCTGTATTCCGAGTTTAAGGAATTTTTTCCAAACAACCGGGTGGAGTATTTTGTTTCCAACTTTGATTATTATCAGCCGGAGGCTTATATTCCAAGCTCTGATACCTATATCGACAAAAATGCGACGACCAATATCGAGCTGGATATGCTGCGCATGGCGGCTGTCAATTCCATACTGGAAAGAAGAGATACCATTATCATTGCATCCGTAGCATGTATTTATGGTGCCAGCAATCCGGAACAGTACCGGGAGATGTTCTTTTCCATACGGGTTGGTGATATCATTGACCGTAAGGAGCTGATGGGAAAGCTGGTAGCCAGACAGTATACGAGAAATGATATGGATCTCTTACGTGGAACCTTCCGCGTACGCGGTGATGTGATAGAGGTTGCTCCGGGACATACGGATTCCTTTATCCTGCGCATTGAAATGTTCGATGATGAAATAGAGAGAATCTGTGAAGTGGATCCGCTGACAGGGAAGGTACTCAATGCCTATACGGTATATGTGGTGTATCCGGCAAGCGGCTATGCGACGAAGCAGGAAATTATCAACCGTGCCGCAAATACGATTGAGGAAGAGCTGGCAGATCGTCTGCAGGTTCTGGAAAATGAGGGAAAGCTGCTGGAAAAACAGAGATTAGAACAGCGTGCGCGCTATGATATTGAAGCATTGCGGGAGTTTGGAGTTTGTCCCGGTATCGAAAACTATTCCCGTCATATTGATGGGCGAAAGCCGGGAGAGCGTCCATATACCCTGTTTGATTATTTTCCGGATGATTTCCTGCTGGTAGTCGATGAGTCTCATGTCTCCCTGCCGCAGATCCGCGGGATGTACAACGGAGATCGTGCCCGCAAGGAAACACTGGTCAATTACGGCTTCCGTCTGCCTTCCGCATTGGATAATCGTCCAATGCGCTTTGAGGAATTTGAGAAAATGATCAATCAGGCGATATTCGTATCGGCAACACCGGGAAATTATGAGCTGGAACAGACCAAGGGAGAAATTATTGAACAGATCATCCGTCCGACGGGTCTGCTGGATCCAGTGGTTACCGTGCGACCGACACAAGGACAGATTGACGATCTGGTGGATGAAATCCGTACCCGCATTGAAAAGAATGAGCGTACGCTGATTACAACCCTGACTGTGCGCATGGCAGAGGATTTGACCAGCTATCTGAAGGGGATGGATTTCAAGGTTGCCTGGCTGCATCATGAGGTAAAGACGATTGAGCGTACGGAAATCATACGGGATTTACGAAAAGGAAAATATGATGTACTGATCGGTATTAACCTGCTGCGTGAGGGATTGGATATACCGGAGGTATCTTTAATTACCATTCTGGATGCCGATAAGGAGGGCTTTTTGCGAAGTGAACGCTCTCTGATTCAGATTATCGGACGTGCAGCTCGTAATGCGCATGGACAGGTTATCATGTATGCGGATAAAGTAACGGATTCCATGCAGAAGGCACTCGATGAAACTGCACGACGTAGGGAAATACAGATTGCCTATAATAAAGAACATGGCATTACGCCGAAAACGATTATGAAGCCGATTCATGAGGTTGTCCGCAGTAAGGAAACACAGGAAATGACGGCGAAATACATAGGTAAAAAAGCCAAGGTCAGCAAAAAGGATAAGGAAAAGCTGCTGGCAAATCTGGAAAAGGAAATGCGGGAGGCCGCAAAGGTGCTCGACTTTGAGCGTGCGGCGGAGCTTCGTGATATACTTCTGGAGCTGAGAAATTCATAA
- a CDS encoding AI-2E family transporter, giving the protein MFTEKNKKINRLTLKHVLFLITYTIILIWVMLHLNEVFDTITMVIGMLRPFIYGIMMAFVFNIPMKFFLKKLPDSLGRWKKVLAAVCSFLIIFGILAFIIRIVMPQVIDSIASLANSLPGYIEDAQKTITAMIEKQQIPDEVLRQVDTYSAQLQDTLVNLLKNGIPHLLTMASGFASSLANVFMALVIAVYLTVSKDKLLEQSHRFLYAFTSQRVNHNVLRVARLTNTTFSAFITGQLVEAVIIGVLCYIGCLILGFPYAPILGVIIGCTNIIPIFGAIFGVVLCALLVAFVNPLQGVFFVIFGICLQQFESNLIYPRVVGTSVGLSGLWVLFAITVGGGLFGFAGMLLGLPTFSVIYSLLREEMNRRVRMKQEGRKVAEAAPVEDERNAQKHTA; this is encoded by the coding sequence ATGTTTACTGAGAAAAACAAAAAAATCAACCGGCTGACATTAAAGCATGTATTGTTTCTGATTACGTATACGATAATATTGATCTGGGTAATGCTGCATCTGAATGAGGTGTTTGATACCATAACCATGGTGATTGGTATGCTGCGGCCGTTTATTTATGGCATTATGATGGCCTTTGTGTTTAATATACCGATGAAGTTCTTTTTGAAGAAGCTTCCGGACAGCTTGGGACGATGGAAAAAAGTGCTTGCCGCTGTCTGTTCCTTTTTGATTATTTTCGGTATTCTTGCCTTTATCATCCGCATTGTTATGCCGCAGGTGATTGACAGTATCGCTTCCCTGGCAAATTCTCTGCCCGGCTATATTGAGGACGCGCAAAAGACGATTACCGCAATGATTGAGAAACAGCAGATTCCGGATGAGGTTCTCAGGCAGGTGGATACCTATTCTGCCCAGCTGCAGGATACGCTGGTGAACTTACTGAAAAACGGGATACCACATCTGCTTACGATGGCAAGCGGTTTTGCGAGTAGTCTTGCCAATGTATTTATGGCACTGGTTATTGCCGTTTATCTGACGGTATCGAAGGATAAGCTTCTGGAGCAGTCCCATCGCTTCCTGTATGCGTTCACCTCTCAGCGGGTCAATCATAATGTATTGCGTGTGGCCCGGCTGACTAATACGACCTTTTCAGCCTTTATTACCGGACAGCTTGTAGAAGCTGTTATTATCGGTGTTTTATGTTATATCGGCTGTCTGATATTAGGCTTTCCCTATGCGCCGATTCTGGGGGTTATCATCGGCTGTACGAATATCATACCGATTTTCGGAGCAATCTTCGGTGTAGTGTTATGTGCATTGCTGGTAGCCTTCGTCAATCCGCTGCAGGGTGTGTTTTTTGTGATTTTCGGTATCTGCCTGCAGCAGTTTGAATCTAATCTGATCTATCCGCGCGTGGTGGGAACCAGTGTCGGACTTTCCGGTTTATGGGTTCTGTTTGCAATCACGGTCGGCGGTGGTTTGTTCGGCTTTGCCGGTATGCTGCTGGGACTTCCGACATTTTCTGTGATATACTCCCTGCTGCGTGAGGAAATGAACCGCAGAGTACGCATGAAGCAGGAGGGCAGAAAAGTGGCTGAGGCAGCTCCTGTTGAGGATGAAAGAAATGCTCAAAAGCATACAGCATAG
- the yaaA gene encoding peroxide stress protein YaaA codes for MKVILSPTKQMKPVERTPLQIPHFIKDSAIICEALKQLTAEELRRLMKINEKLAEETKQRYAQLSFSMEGTPALFTYNGLQFKHMHPQDFSEKDITYAQECLRILSGMYGVLQPMDAIQPYRLEMQTRLPIAGKKDLYSYWGNRLAQYLLKEEGNSPCIINLASKEYAKAVLPYLPQGSCYTVTFYIEKEGRLKTESTQVKMARGCMANWIITRQIHTVEQLTCFHADGYVYQKGLSSIDELVFVKKK; via the coding sequence ATGAAAGTAATTTTATCACCGACAAAGCAAATGAAGCCTGTGGAGAGAACACCGCTTCAGATTCCACACTTTATCAAAGACAGTGCAATAATCTGTGAAGCACTAAAACAGCTCACAGCTGAGGAACTACGCAGGCTGATGAAAATCAATGAAAAGCTTGCGGAGGAAACAAAACAGCGGTATGCTCAGCTGTCCTTTTCCATGGAAGGTACGCCGGCTTTGTTTACATATAACGGTCTGCAATTCAAGCATATGCACCCCCAGGATTTTTCTGAAAAGGATATTACATATGCGCAGGAATGCCTGCGTATTCTTTCCGGTATGTATGGTGTACTTCAGCCAATGGATGCCATACAGCCGTATCGTTTGGAAATGCAGACACGTCTGCCTATTGCAGGGAAAAAGGATCTGTATTCCTACTGGGGAAACCGTCTGGCACAGTATCTGTTGAAGGAAGAGGGAAACTCCCCCTGTATTATCAATCTTGCCAGCAAGGAATATGCGAAGGCGGTGCTTCCTTATCTTCCACAGGGGAGCTGTTACACAGTAACCTTTTACATAGAAAAAGAAGGCAGGCTGAAAACGGAATCCACACAGGTGAAAATGGCCAGAGGCTGCATGGCAAACTGGATCATAACCCGTCAGATACATACCGTTGAGCAGCTCACCTGCTTTCATGCGGACGGCTACGTGTATCAAAAGGGGCTTTCCAGTATTGATGAACTGGTGTTTGTGAAAAAGAAATAA
- a CDS encoding DUF969 family protein — MEYLKLIGIAIIVLGFALKFDVLATVLLAGLVTGIVAGMDIPHILSILGESFVSNRLMSIFLIIFPVIAIIERYGLKERAAYLIGKIRNASAGKVLAIYMVVRTAASAFNVRIGGHVQFVRPLILPMSEAAAKVSKHGELSEQEIDELKGHAAAVENFGNFFAQNCFAAASGVVLIQGTLSMYKEVTLSSIALASLPVMLITVIFTFVQVFLFDRKVKKAGVRRD, encoded by the coding sequence ATGGAATACTTAAAACTGATAGGAATAGCAATCATCGTTCTTGGCTTTGCATTAAAGTTCGATGTACTGGCAACTGTTCTGCTGGCTGGTCTGGTAACAGGAATTGTTGCAGGAATGGATATACCACATATTCTTTCCATTCTGGGAGAATCCTTTGTTAGCAATCGTCTGATGTCGATCTTTCTCATTATCTTCCCGGTTATCGCCATTATCGAGCGGTACGGGCTGAAGGAACGTGCGGCATATCTCATAGGAAAAATAAGAAATGCATCTGCCGGTAAGGTGCTGGCCATTTATATGGTGGTGCGTACGGCTGCCAGTGCATTCAATGTGCGAATCGGAGGACATGTGCAGTTTGTCCGTCCACTGATTCTGCCAATGTCCGAAGCTGCCGCAAAGGTAAGCAAACACGGTGAATTGAGTGAACAGGAGATAGATGAGCTGAAGGGTCATGCTGCGGCTGTGGAGAACTTTGGAAACTTCTTTGCGCAAAACTGCTTTGCTGCGGCAAGCGGTGTCGTTTTGATTCAGGGAACCTTGTCCATGTATAAGGAGGTCACCCTGTCCAGTATTGCACTGGCAAGCCTTCCGGTGATGCTGATTACGGTTATCTTTACCTTTGTACAGGTGTTCTTGTTCGACCGTAAGGTGAAAAAGGCAGGTGTTCGTCGTGACTGA
- a CDS encoding DUF979 family protein encodes MTDFLTNIAPEIFYALCGLVCLDAGWRAFRKNDKAKYGTALFWVLVGVIFMLGKWIPSTITGGILVVMGILTVSGQVRIGTFKEVSVEEKEKESRRIKSWIFLPAVTVGLMALVMSFVRVDGAALDGAVMVGIACLISFVLAIIICRPKVNETRENTTKQLMQVGASCLLPQLLGALGTLFTEAGVGDVISSMISSVVPSGNILVGVIIYCLGMVIFTMIMGNAFAAFSVITLGIGIPFVIAQGGNPVVVGALGMTCGFCGTLLTPMAANFNIVPTAVLETSNKWTVIKAQAPMAFAMIVVHIMLMLVLAF; translated from the coding sequence GTGACTGATTTTCTAACCAATATCGCCCCGGAAATATTTTATGCGTTGTGCGGGCTGGTATGTCTGGATGCAGGCTGGCGTGCTTTTCGTAAAAATGATAAGGCGAAATACGGAACTGCATTGTTCTGGGTTCTCGTCGGTGTGATCTTCATGCTCGGAAAATGGATTCCAAGTACAATCACCGGAGGTATTCTGGTTGTGATGGGTATTCTGACGGTAAGCGGACAGGTGCGGATTGGAACCTTTAAGGAGGTTAGTGTGGAGGAAAAGGAAAAAGAAAGCAGACGTATTAAAAGCTGGATTTTCCTTCCTGCTGTGACGGTCGGCCTGATGGCACTGGTGATGTCCTTTGTCAGAGTTGACGGTGCTGCATTGGATGGGGCTGTCATGGTGGGAATCGCCTGTCTGATTTCCTTTGTTTTAGCTATTATCATCTGCCGTCCAAAGGTAAATGAAACACGGGAGAATACGACAAAGCAGCTGATGCAGGTTGGTGCATCCTGTCTGCTTCCGCAGCTGTTGGGAGCATTGGGAACCCTGTTCACGGAAGCCGGTGTCGGGGATGTGATTTCCAGTATGATATCCAGTGTGGTACCGAGTGGAAATATCCTGGTTGGTGTTATTATCTACTGTCTGGGTATGGTGATCTTTACAATGATTATGGGAAATGCTTTTGCGGCATTCTCTGTTATTACTCTGGGTATCGGTATTCCCTTTGTCATTGCACAGGGTGGTAATCCGGTTGTTGTCGGTGCATTGGGTATGACCTGCGGATTTTGCGGTACCCTATTAACGCCAATGGCTGCCAACTTCAATATCGTGCCAACGGCTGTTTTGGAAACCAGCAATAAATGGACTGTCATCAAGGCGCAGGCACCGATGGCATTCGCAATGATTGTCGTACACATCATGTTGATGCTTGTACTGGCGTTTTAG
- the pcp gene encoding pyroglutamyl-peptidase I, whose translation MKILVTGFDPFGGEPINPAIESVKLLPDTIEGAEIIKLEIPTVVHKSLQVIHEAIQKHDPDMILSIGQAGGRSDLTVERVGINMDDCRIKDNEGNQPIDEPVFADGDAAYFSNLPIKAMVNEIRKNEIPASVSNSAGTFVCNHVLYGVRYMIEKEFAGKKSGFIHIPYLPQQVVDKPGQPSMALDVIVKGLTCAISAMIHNESDVKTIGGTIC comes from the coding sequence ATGAAAATATTAGTAACCGGATTTGATCCATTTGGCGGAGAACCGATAAATCCTGCCATTGAGTCTGTGAAGCTGCTGCCGGATACGATAGAGGGCGCAGAGATTATCAAGCTAGAAATACCTACCGTTGTGCATAAGTCTTTACAGGTGATTCATGAAGCTATTCAGAAGCATGATCCGGATATGATTTTATCCATCGGACAGGCAGGTGGCCGCAGTGATCTTACAGTGGAGCGTGTCGGTATCAATATGGACGACTGCCGTATAAAAGACAATGAGGGCAATCAGCCGATTGATGAGCCTGTGTTTGCGGATGGCGATGCAGCGTATTTCTCCAATCTGCCAATCAAGGCAATGGTCAATGAGATTCGTAAAAACGAGATACCTGCCTCTGTATCAAACAGTGCGGGAACCTTTGTATGCAATCATGTACTATATGGAGTACGGTATATGATTGAAAAGGAATTTGCCGGAAAGAAAAGCGGATTTATCCACATTCCGTATTTGCCGCAGCAGGTAGTAGATAAGCCGGGACAGCCAAGCATGGCGCTGGATGTTATCGTAAAGGGGTTGACCTGTGCGATATCCGCGATGATTCATAATGAATCGGATGTCAAAACGATAGGAGGCACCATCTGTTAG
- a CDS encoding gamma-glutamylcyclotransferase: protein MKLFVYGSLRRGLYNYELYLKGKSQFIGYGYVIGELYALKERAYPALLPGNSRILGEIYEVDEAVACAIDVLEEYVPGSSENEYEKIFTRILDEQGRLLDTLPVYWYHVEKPGNRELLDSIIQEHDFTAYCNANRK, encoded by the coding sequence ATGAAACTGTTCGTATATGGCTCCCTGCGAAGGGGATTGTATAATTATGAGCTTTATTTGAAGGGAAAGAGTCAGTTTATAGGCTATGGCTATGTGATAGGAGAGCTGTATGCTTTAAAGGAACGCGCATATCCGGCTCTGCTTCCGGGGAATTCCAGAATTCTTGGAGAAATCTATGAGGTGGATGAAGCTGTAGCCTGCGCTATTGACGTATTGGAGGAATATGTTCCTGGGAGTTCGGAAAATGAATATGAGAAAATATTCACCCGTATACTGGATGAGCAGGGCAGACTCCTGGATACACTGCCGGTTTACTGGTATCATGTGGAAAAGCCGGGAAACCGAGAGCTACTGGACAGCATCATTCAGGAGCATGATTTTACTGCCTATTGCAATGCAAATAGGAAATAA
- a CDS encoding DUF523 domain-containing protein, with protein MKLVVSSCLMGINCKYSGGNNASQELLEYVKEHEVLMLCPEVLGGLPIPRACAEITGSQVMNTDGVDVTAQFEKGARLALSKVKAFQPDLVILQPRSPSCGKGSIYDGSFQKKLIEGDGIFVRLLKQEGIPVMSCGEFLEEVKQHSSKGGELR; from the coding sequence ATGAAGCTTGTAGTAAGCAGCTGTCTTATGGGCATAAATTGCAAATATAGCGGAGGGAATAATGCATCACAGGAATTGCTGGAATATGTAAAGGAGCATGAGGTGCTTATGCTGTGTCCTGAGGTTCTGGGTGGTCTGCCGATTCCCAGAGCATGTGCTGAAATCACAGGATCACAGGTCATGAATACGGATGGTGTGGATGTCACAGCACAATTTGAAAAGGGGGCAAGGCTTGCCCTGTCGAAGGTGAAGGCTTTCCAGCCGGATCTGGTTATCCTGCAACCGCGCAGTCCAAGTTGTGGAAAGGGCAGTATATATGATGGCAGCTTTCAGAAAAAACTGATAGAAGGAGATGGAATCTTTGTGCGTCTTCTGAAGCAAGAGGGAATCCCGGTTATGAGCTGCGGGGAATTTCTGGAAGAAGTGAAGCAGCATTCATCAAAAGGCGGAGAATTGCGATGA
- a CDS encoding phosphocarrier protein HPr — protein sequence MKQITVSVIDPVGLHARPATVAVNAASKFKCEVNVSFKGREVNMKSIMGVMSLGIPTQSEITISCNGDDEDAAIAAIEEVLRAQKIIG from the coding sequence ATGAAACAAATCACTGTATCTGTTATTGACCCAGTTGGATTACACGCACGTCCAGCTACTGTTGCTGTAAACGCTGCAAGCAAATTCAAATGTGAAGTTAACGTGTCTTTCAAGGGCCGTGAAGTAAACATGAAATCCATTATGGGTGTTATGTCACTGGGTATCCCTACGCAGTCTGAAATTACAATTTCCTGCAACGGTGACGATGAAGATGCTGCAATCGCTGCAATCGAAGAAGTATTGCGCGCTCAGAAAATTATCGGGTAA